Below is a genomic region from Methanoregula sp..
CATCACCGCAACCGGTGCAACTCCCGAAAGGGTGCGGGTGGGTTTGACCAGCAGGATCTTCCGCAGGATCTTTTTCTCCTCCGGTCCGGCAGCTGCAAGAATGGCAGAGTTTTTCGGCACCGCGGAGAGCCGGTACTTCTTGCAGACGTCAATCTTTACCGCAACAATCGCTTCATCACCGGGCGGTAGGGTGAGGATACGGGAGATCATCTCCCGGAATGCCAGCGCCTCATCCATAACGATTAATGTTCTGCCGCAACTTTTTGCGATGCAGTCTCTGAAGAATAGTTCACCACAGGCAGCGGTTTGCCGTGGATATGGGAAACAATCTCATCCCCGAGCGTGAGGAGAGCGTCTTTGTGGGCTTTTTTGTCTTTATGAATATGAACAGGAGAGATTTCCAGCGAGGCATAACGTTCTGTCCCGATCTCCTCGTTGGTGATGCCTTCGTAATACTTCTTGATGTGAATCATAAGCATATGTAAATGTAGCAACTCTTCTTTTTGCACACTATCACCTTCTCCAGAAAGATACTCTTTTGTGGACAACACATATAGCTTTTTGATGACATTTATATCTGGAAACATGCGGCACGTAGGATCGTTAATTGCGCTCGCAATGGGGGACGCGTTGGGTGCGCCTTTTGAGGGATCTCTGCAATCTGAAGCGTGGGTGACAGATATGCGTCCCGGTGGGCGTAATTTCCGAAAAAAGGGTGCGATCACCGACGACACCTTACAGGCCATGGCTGTTGCAGAATCGCTCGCTGCATGCAGGGGATTCAACCAAAAAGACCTTATATCTCGGTTATTTTCCGGGTACGAAAAACGCCCGGAATGGTACGGTC
It encodes:
- a CDS encoding UPF0058 family protein, translating into MQKEELLHLHMLMIHIKKYYEGITNEEIGTERYASLEISPVHIHKDKKAHKDALLTLGDEIVSHIHGKPLPVVNYSSETASQKVAAEH